From the Bacillus tuaregi genome, one window contains:
- a CDS encoding PD-(D/E)XK nuclease family protein produces the protein MDKKQRLSSWSLSRHKMLMECEMKCALNYFIAKRGEFETKPPFLQLAWRLKNMTNVYLLIGDQIHQKIDTEIRTLFETGEVLNQTKIKEDLNNRIEEFYSKAENGLGLWYKDPKVNPMLFEIYYNSGVDEQFKQFIRRKVDICVDGFINSHTLNEKIHSGKLQIMEAEKYRSFILDDIKVNLSADLIYFDTDCNEWGIVDWKSGKESAFDPIQLSIYGMYAESIYGADVNNLIVTNEYLESGNNKSFTVDQSDFKEVITLIKQSAKRMMKLEEKLSVRDEEVMDAFNKTESQMVCERCNFKAICLKNYRDSHISDFLVGIGKKGADKEMNMGEFDIGSMRELIYGGMPVDPELEFFCVERPFETEESYTYKLERMSEYLSEY, from the coding sequence GTGGATAAGAAGCAACGACTTTCCTCTTGGTCATTATCTCGTCATAAAATGTTGATGGAATGTGAAATGAAGTGTGCCTTGAACTACTTTATTGCTAAAAGGGGCGAATTTGAAACAAAGCCTCCATTTTTGCAACTTGCATGGCGGTTGAAAAATATGACAAATGTGTACTTGTTGATAGGGGATCAAATTCATCAAAAAATCGATACAGAAATACGAACTCTATTTGAAACTGGGGAAGTGCTGAATCAAACAAAGATAAAAGAAGATTTGAATAACAGAATTGAAGAATTTTATAGTAAGGCTGAAAATGGGCTGGGACTTTGGTATAAAGATCCGAAAGTCAATCCGATGTTATTTGAAATCTATTATAACAGTGGGGTAGACGAGCAATTCAAGCAGTTTATCAGAAGAAAGGTGGATATCTGTGTAGATGGTTTTATAAACTCTCATACCTTAAATGAAAAAATTCATAGCGGTAAGCTACAAATAATGGAGGCAGAGAAATACCGTTCTTTTATATTGGATGATATAAAAGTTAATCTCTCAGCAGATTTGATTTATTTTGATACTGATTGCAATGAATGGGGAATTGTGGACTGGAAATCAGGTAAAGAGAGTGCGTTTGATCCAATACAGCTTTCAATATATGGAATGTACGCAGAATCGATATATGGAGCCGATGTAAATAACTTGATTGTGACAAATGAATACTTAGAAAGTGGCAACAACAAATCCTTTACGGTAGATCAATCTGACTTTAAAGAGGTTATAACACTGATAAAACAAAGTGCTAAGAGAATGATGAAATTAGAGGAAAAGCTAAGTGTACGAGACGAAGAGGTTATGGATGCCTTTAATAAAACTGAAAGTCAAATGGTATGTGAACGTTGCAACTTTAAAGCTATTTGTTTAAAAAACTATCGGGATAGTCATATAAGTGATTTCTTAGTAGGTATTGGCAAGAAAGGGGCAGATAAAGAAATGAACATGGGGGAGTTTGACATTGGATCGATGCGTGAATTGATATATGGGGGGATGCCAGTAGATCCAGAATTAGAGTTTTTTTGTGTAGAAAGGCCGTTTGAAACAGAGGAAAGCTATACATATAAATTAGAAAGAATGTCAGAGTATCTGTCTGAATATTAG
- a CDS encoding DUF2442 domain-containing protein, translating into MRIKSFYATKNFLLIMEFDDSEYRILNMQRFLQNEEGLLKDLINDSELFMTADLDNIAGTIRWSNGVDFDPEILEENSVPLDELINKDCEKDKRERKKTTPRKVTRLPDDYKSELSKQNEWLIKLLNQMRN; encoded by the coding sequence TTGAGAATTAAATCCTTTTATGCAACAAAAAACTTTTTATTGATCATGGAATTTGATGATAGCGAATACCGCATTTTAAACATGCAAAGGTTTCTACAAAATGAAGAAGGGTTACTGAAAGATCTAATCAATGATTCGGAACTATTTATGACGGCAGATTTAGACAATATAGCAGGTACGATAAGGTGGTCTAATGGTGTTGACTTTGATCCTGAAATCCTGGAAGAAAACAGTGTTCCTTTGGATGAACTTATAAATAAAGATTGTGAGAAGGATAAAAGGGAAAGGAAAAAAACGACACCAAGAAAGGTTACAAGATTACCAGACGATTACAAATCCGAACTTTCAAAGCAAAATGAGTGGTTAATTAAATTGTTGAATCAGATGCGGAATTAA
- a CDS encoding DUF6075 family protein, with product MFLGQEHKVRFDYFFKRDGTHQMDVERQAMFYIFAGNGELMDKLDFFYDFSERMIRIEGFDEVCLSSSAKSLVELGFNLYNNYPCGTVVDLFGNLDEKNRRLALNAIKLRFKMEEHDLLTCK from the coding sequence ATGTTTTTAGGTCAAGAACATAAGGTAAGGTTTGATTATTTTTTTAAGAGAGATGGAACTCACCAAATGGATGTTGAGAGGCAAGCAATGTTTTACATTTTTGCTGGGAATGGTGAATTGATGGACAAACTTGACTTTTTCTATGACTTCTCGGAAAGAATGATTCGAATTGAAGGTTTTGATGAAGTATGTCTGTCCAGTAGTGCAAAATCATTAGTAGAATTGGGATTTAATTTATACAACAATTATCCTTGTGGTACGGTGGTTGATTTGTTTGGAAATTTGGATGAAAAGAATCGAAGGTTGGCGTTAAATGCAATAAAACTTAGATTTAAAATGGAGGAACATGATTTATTGACGTGTAAGTGA
- a CDS encoding YnfA family protein: MIYTIVLFIFAGFAEIGGGYLIWLWLREGKPFYWGAFGGLALALYGIIATFQTFPLFGRVYAAYGGVFIVLSVLWGWGIDKRTPDLYDWIGAGICLVGVSVMLFAPRQ, encoded by the coding sequence ATGATTTACACAATTGTATTGTTTATATTTGCTGGATTTGCAGAGATTGGTGGAGGTTATCTTATCTGGCTATGGTTAAGAGAAGGTAAGCCATTTTATTGGGGTGCTTTCGGAGGACTAGCCTTAGCGTTATATGGTATTATTGCCACATTTCAAACATTCCCATTATTCGGCAGAGTATATGCTGCCTATGGAGGAGTATTTATTGTTCTTTCTGTATTGTGGGGATGGGGGATTGATAAAAGAACACCTGATTTATACGATTGGATAGGTGCTGGTATATGTTTAGTGGGTGTTTCAGTAATGTTATTTGCACCTCGCCAATAA